The region CTTTTCTGTACAGTTCGCCATTCCCCTCCGGTTCCTTCACATCCTCCGCAAATTTcaccttctttttcttcttcctcctcctatTGCCACCTGTCACCACACCAATCACTCAGAAAATGCAATTCATGAAACCAATCAATTAAAGCTGTGTTtatgtattaattaaattaattacctGAAGATAGGCAAGGTTTGAGGAGTTTCTTTTGATGGATTTGGGAGATGGGAGGGAAATACTTCTCAAGGAGGAGATCGAAGAGGACGGCGGTGCCGGCGGAGACGGCcatggcggtggcggtggccaAGACTACACCTTGAGAAGTCAACGTCGGAGACATGGCAACAAATTCTGATCTTTGAATTGCCAAAgattaaattagttatattaGTAGGAGTATACGAGAAAAAGTTACGGTGGGTTGGTTTTGAGGagaaatagtatatttatttgtatatgaatatattaatgggattttaaaattgaatgtGGAGTAATATGAATGTGTTAATTGTAGAGAGAGGGGTTGTAATTACTAATTTGAATGGGgagaaaaaaggaaagtgggaaGAAAAGAGGTTTATTGAGTTTGGGATTTGTCCAAGTGAACCACACGCCATGACCAAGTCGAGATGTGGTCAACAATAGGAGTATATCACTATCTTTAAATTgccatttttcaaattttctgaatttttaaGTACACGTACAAAATGTCATATTTGATGATGCTCATAATGGCATTGTTTAATACTGTTTTTAACTTTGTGTGATTTGACTAAATTttgtaatataattaattattacttCATGCGTCCCTTaaattgtcacatttttctattctatttatcccacaaaatttgtcacatttcacttttttaccattttttgtagtagaCCTCATATTACACTGACTCATTCgacctcacattttattataaaagtatgattcactctccactaactttttcaattcactttctattagtacatttcttaaaatccttACTCGGTCAAAGTGTAATAAAAtttatgggacggggggagtatcttttaatttaaatcatataaaataTGATCAAAGTTTATGGTTTTAGAGATTAATATTCATAGatttaaagtttgtgatattttagatcAATTTGAACAATTTGTGAAAAATATCAGAATTTGGCTAAAATTTATGAGTTTAGGAACCAATATCTCTTAATTTAATAAACCAAACTAATATGAGTAATTTTCTTTGTTAAGATATTATTATTGTACTCACACTAATATTTTCATATGTCAAGATGTTATTATATGCACACTACATAGTGGTTGTGGATATCTCTAGCTagaaacaattttataaaaaggtgctaaattaaatgaatataaaatattaatacaaGCTAAATTAtaagaaatgaataaaaaaaacatcaaactattagttactttattattttctttttataaaaattagtaaataaattGTATTGTACTAACATTTTTGGAATCTTATTTTCTAGTCATATTAACAATTAA is a window of Salvia splendens isolate huo1 chromosome 3, SspV2, whole genome shotgun sequence DNA encoding:
- the LOC121793798 gene encoding uncharacterized protein LOC121793798, whose amino-acid sequence is MSPTLTSQGVVLATATAMAVSAGTAVLFDLLLEKYFPPISQIHQKKLLKPCLSSGGNRRRKKKKKVKFAEDVKEPEGNGELYRKAGRKRIEIHKNRCGNELPPNHAALYRGILKGRMNTMGYSF